In a single window of the Methanolobus psychrophilus R15 genome:
- a CDS encoding UDP-glucose/GDP-mannose dehydrogenase, which translates to MSSKLENILRERGPIKKIGVIGMGYVGIPAAALFADSDRFDHVLGFQRASPSSGYKIDMLNSGESPLKGEEPGLEELLAKVVRAGKFECTSDFSRIAELDAVALAIQTPFADSKALEPDFGALKDGIRNVGKYLQPGMLVVLESTITPGTTDGMGREILEEESGLIAGEDFALAHAPERVMVGRLLRNIQEHDRIVGGIDAPSTQRAVELYSPVLTKGKVIPMSATAAEVTKTAENTFRDLQIAAANQLALYCEAMGINVYDVRAGIDSLKGEGITRAILYPGAGVGGHCLTKDTYHLERGVKLGQEPLDYPADAESIYVLARRVNDFMPMHMYNLTEAALVRVNRQVKGSKIAMLGWAFINDSDDARNPPSEPYRDMARDAGAQVIVHDPHVLQYPDVEIHRDIDEVVKGADAVVILTGHKEYFGLDPERLKALTGKSNPVIIDGRNVINPDRFIDAGFVYKGIGRGDKNQHAIKTAVKLST; encoded by the coding sequence ATGAGCAGTAAACTTGAAAATATTTTAAGGGAAAGAGGCCCCATTAAGAAGATAGGGGTCATCGGTATGGGATATGTGGGCATTCCGGCAGCAGCATTGTTCGCCGATTCGGACAGGTTCGACCATGTCCTGGGATTCCAGAGAGCTTCGCCTTCATCAGGCTATAAGATAGATATGCTCAACAGCGGAGAGAGTCCGCTTAAGGGAGAGGAGCCCGGACTTGAGGAGCTACTGGCAAAGGTCGTCAGGGCAGGAAAGTTTGAGTGCACATCGGATTTCTCAAGGATAGCCGAACTGGATGCCGTGGCGCTGGCAATTCAGACACCTTTTGCAGACTCCAAAGCCCTTGAGCCGGATTTCGGAGCCCTGAAGGATGGCATACGCAACGTAGGAAAATACCTGCAGCCGGGCATGCTTGTGGTGCTTGAGTCCACTATCACGCCGGGGACAACCGACGGCATGGGCCGTGAGATACTGGAGGAGGAATCCGGTCTTATTGCAGGCGAGGATTTCGCACTTGCCCACGCTCCCGAAAGGGTGATGGTCGGCAGGCTGCTGCGCAATATCCAGGAGCACGACCGTATTGTGGGCGGTATCGACGCTCCCAGCACACAGAGAGCTGTCGAACTGTACTCTCCGGTCCTGACAAAGGGGAAAGTGATACCAATGTCCGCAACAGCTGCCGAGGTCACAAAGACTGCCGAGAACACCTTCAGGGACCTGCAGATAGCAGCCGCCAACCAGCTTGCGCTCTACTGCGAGGCCATGGGGATCAACGTATACGATGTGAGAGCAGGCATTGACAGCCTTAAGGGTGAGGGTATCACCAGGGCCATACTCTATCCCGGCGCCGGGGTGGGCGGGCACTGCCTTACCAAGGATACCTATCACCTTGAGCGCGGCGTAAAACTTGGCCAGGAGCCACTGGACTATCCTGCAGATGCTGAGTCTATCTATGTTCTTGCAAGAAGGGTGAACGACTTCATGCCGATGCACATGTACAACCTCACAGAGGCAGCCCTCGTCAGAGTTAACAGGCAGGTGAAAGGCTCAAAGATAGCCATGCTGGGCTGGGCTTTCATCAACGATTCTGATGACGCACGCAACCCGCCTTCTGAGCCTTACAGGGACATGGCCAGGGATGCAGGGGCACAGGTTATCGTACACGACCCACACGTACTCCAGTATCCTGATGTAGAAATACACAGGGACATAGATGAGGTCGTAAAGGGAGCAGACGCTGTTGTCATCCTTACCGGCCATAAGGAATACTTCGGCCTTGACCCGGAGAGACTGAAGGCGCTGACTGGCAAGAGTAACCCGGTGATAATAGACGGCAGGAATGTCATCAACCCTGACAGGTTCATTGATGCCGGCTTTGTCTACAAGGGCATAGGCCGCGGGGACAAGAACCAGCATGCGATAAAAACAGCAGTTAAACTAAGCACCTAA
- a CDS encoding acetyltransferase: MHNSTNSYIHASAKIYGSTTIGENCTVMENVILGYPQHDILLQVTSQGKMIEDFEFPGCDIGSDSFIRAGTTIFSNVKTGSRFRTGHNAMIREKTVFGDNVLVGTNVIIDGNVSIGSNVSIQGNVYIPTHVTIEDNVFIGPCAVLANDKYPVRGEYHPIGPVIRKGASIGANSTLVPGIEVGEGAMVAAGALVTKDVPAWKLALGCPARITDLPERLQSLNKI, encoded by the coding sequence ATGCACAATAGTACGAACAGTTATATCCATGCATCTGCAAAGATATATGGCTCCACGACCATCGGGGAAAATTGTACGGTCATGGAGAATGTGATCCTCGGATATCCGCAGCACGACATACTGCTCCAGGTAACTTCACAGGGAAAGATGATCGAGGACTTTGAGTTCCCAGGATGTGATATCGGCAGCGACTCTTTCATCCGGGCAGGTACGACCATCTTCAGCAATGTAAAGACCGGGAGCAGGTTCAGGACAGGTCACAATGCCATGATCAGGGAGAAAACGGTCTTTGGCGATAATGTACTGGTGGGGACCAACGTGATAATCGACGGCAATGTAAGTATCGGAAGCAATGTGAGCATCCAGGGGAACGTTTACATTCCGACGCATGTGACCATAGAGGATAACGTCTTCATAGGACCATGTGCCGTGCTCGCGAACGATAAGTACCCTGTGAGAGGAGAATACCATCCTATAGGTCCTGTTATCAGGAAAGGAGCTTCTATCGGAGCCAACTCGACCCTGGTACCGGGAATAGAGGTAGGGGAGGGCGCCATGGTCGCAGCGGGCGCTCTTGTCACAAAGGACGTGCCTGCATGGAAACTTGCCCTTGGCTGTCCTGCCAGGATAACAGACCTGCCTGAAAGACTGCAAAGCCTGAACAAAATATAA
- a CDS encoding myo-inositol 2-dehydrogenase, translating to MIRAGVIGAGAMGKNHIRIYSEMPGVELVGISDIDQNLVNGLAKQYGTEAFTDYKQLLAKGLDAVSIVVPTRMHRQVAIDAIEAGANVLVEKPIADSVENAEAIVNSAKEHKRFVMVGHIERFNPAVIRLKEIIDSGLLGKIVSISTTRVGPYNPRIRDVGVILDIGVHDIDVISYLYNRHANQVYAVAGADIHSMEDHATIHMRFDNEFSGLVEVNWLTPHKVRKLTAVGVKGVAYLDYVDQTVELHDSGWVRKAKIEQREPLRNELEHFIDCIRNRTQPYPAGEDGMHALQVGLSAIRSYKEKQLIQI from the coding sequence GTGATAAGAGCAGGAGTCATTGGCGCAGGAGCAATGGGAAAGAACCACATTCGCATCTACAGCGAGATGCCGGGTGTGGAGCTTGTAGGTATCTCTGACATTGATCAGAACCTTGTGAACGGACTTGCCAAACAGTACGGGACCGAGGCGTTCACGGATTACAAACAGCTGCTGGCAAAGGGATTGGATGCAGTAAGTATCGTTGTACCAACCCGGATGCATCGCCAGGTAGCTATTGACGCTATAGAGGCAGGTGCTAATGTGCTGGTGGAAAAACCTATTGCTGACAGCGTCGAGAACGCAGAGGCCATAGTCAACTCCGCAAAGGAACACAAACGCTTTGTGATGGTAGGCCATATAGAGCGATTCAATCCGGCAGTCATCAGGCTCAAGGAAATAATCGATTCCGGGTTACTGGGAAAGATAGTGTCCATCTCTACAACCAGGGTCGGCCCCTACAACCCCAGGATAAGGGACGTGGGAGTCATCCTCGATATTGGAGTGCATGACATCGATGTGATATCCTATCTCTATAACAGGCATGCGAACCAGGTCTATGCTGTGGCAGGAGCTGACATCCACTCGATGGAGGACCACGCCACGATACACATGCGTTTCGATAACGAATTCTCAGGGCTTGTGGAGGTTAACTGGCTTACCCCGCACAAAGTAAGGAAACTTACGGCTGTGGGTGTCAAGGGGGTCGCCTACCTGGACTATGTTGACCAGACCGTGGAGCTCCACGACAGCGGCTGGGTCAGGAAGGCCAAGATAGAGCAGAGAGAGCCTCTCAGGAACGAGCTTGAACATTTCATCGATTGCATAAGGAACCGGACGCAGCCTTATCCTGCTGGCGAGGATGGCATGCACGCTCTGCAGGTCGGATTGTCTGCAATCAGGTCCTATAAAGAGAAACAATTGATACAAATTTGA
- a CDS encoding aspartate aminotransferase codes for MILVAKPQLDEAEIEAVSDVLRSGMIAQGQRVADFEQAFAEYNGVEHAVAVNSGTAALHAALLAHGIGKGDEVITSPFSFVATANSVLFTGATPVFADIEPETFNIDPDLMAEKIGPRTKAIMPVHLYGHPAEMDAIRDIAEDRHLLIIEDACQSHGATFQGKKVGSFGTGAFSFYPTKNMTTSEGGMLTTNSKSVAEKARMIRAHGSAQRYLHEMLGYNLRMTDICAAIGLVQLQKLDRYTAQRQQNAGRLTEGLRGTENITCPTVKNGCGHVFHQYTVRTTRRDDLAAYLNDKGIGTGIHYPIPIHRQPYYQELGYTDSMPLSEKASREVLSLPVHPQLTDSDINHIISSIKEWSGNR; via the coding sequence ATGATACTTGTAGCAAAGCCGCAACTTGACGAGGCCGAGATAGAGGCAGTCAGCGATGTACTGCGCTCGGGAATGATAGCCCAGGGACAGCGCGTTGCCGATTTCGAACAGGCCTTCGCAGAATACAACGGTGTCGAACATGCTGTTGCAGTGAACTCGGGGACTGCTGCCCTGCATGCAGCCCTGCTGGCCCACGGAATAGGTAAAGGGGATGAGGTGATCACAAGCCCCTTCAGTTTCGTAGCTACTGCAAACTCCGTACTGTTCACCGGTGCAACACCGGTCTTTGCAGATATTGAACCTGAGACGTTTAATATCGATCCGGACCTCATGGCCGAAAAGATAGGACCCAGGACAAAGGCCATTATGCCCGTCCACCTGTACGGCCACCCCGCAGAGATGGACGCTATCCGGGACATAGCAGAAGACAGGCATCTATTGATCATTGAGGATGCATGCCAGTCCCATGGAGCCACTTTCCAAGGCAAGAAGGTCGGTTCCTTTGGTACAGGGGCTTTCAGCTTTTATCCTACCAAGAACATGACCACCAGCGAAGGCGGCATGCTCACGACCAATAGCAAAAGTGTCGCTGAAAAAGCCCGTATGATCCGTGCCCATGGTTCCGCACAGCGTTACCTGCACGAGATGCTAGGGTACAACCTGCGCATGACAGATATCTGTGCAGCTATCGGCCTGGTGCAGCTGCAGAAGCTGGACAGGTATACAGCACAGCGACAGCAGAATGCAGGCCGCCTGACTGAGGGGTTGCGTGGTACGGAGAACATCACATGCCCTACAGTAAAGAACGGGTGCGGCCATGTCTTCCATCAGTACACTGTGCGTACGACAAGAAGGGACGACCTTGCGGCTTACCTTAACGACAAGGGCATAGGCACAGGCATACACTACCCCATTCCCATACACAGGCAGCCTTACTACCAGGAACTGGGATACACGGACAGCATGCCGCTGTCTGAGAAGGCCAGCCGGGAAGTCCTCTCACTGCCGGTACATCCGCAGCTTACAGATAGCGATATTAACCATATCATAAGCAGTATAAAGGAATGGAGTGGTAACAGGTGA